In one window of Haloimpatiens sp. FM7315 DNA:
- a CDS encoding ABC transporter permease: MSSKQVSRLNFLENAIIMVLAFVTGIVFGLMFTKLFIMLLYFMIKVTSEVSFEYNLKAIKLTSEIFAGIFLLIAIHGAILIRNSSLINLFNASKKVERGVKVSLLTVVLGVASIVCLGYGYYLAAIKMPNDFFKVPIVIALVVIGIVLFFTSTTSFVIHINKKNEKKLYKGTRLISVSQLYYRYRGNIGALSIIAITTTVALCALITCIGSYSRCEKNSRYMRPFSVEYFNTKAADKTFEDILKKHSKTEIKSKDEIKILNLTGVEPNLKQDGKFYVINESAFNAINAHQNNERRAKLNSSQDCYFVEVQNFVSGAKVINKEIKIKLKGKEYNMKITGSDFKPFIALDHFDETVVVKDSVFNELIKNSSKGSVINIKACVIKDDLSSKDFSYDLINKMPKDSRVVTFYDHYADGLKLLGMMAFIGLFIGALFIMATGSIIYFKLNMEAREDKSKYKTLMKIGVSKKEIKKSVSKELMILFGEPLLIAVISACPAAYALGKMLLLDVMKSYVYIVIVYTVIYLLYYFVTLNSYIKTIEE, from the coding sequence ATGTCCTCAAAGCAAGTTTCAAGACTTAATTTTTTAGAAAATGCAATTATAATGGTATTAGCTTTTGTAACGGGTATTGTATTTGGCTTAATGTTTACAAAGTTATTTATAATGCTATTATATTTTATGATTAAGGTTACGTCAGAGGTTTCTTTTGAGTATAATTTAAAAGCTATAAAATTAACTTCAGAAATATTTGCTGGAATTTTTCTACTTATAGCAATTCATGGAGCTATTTTAATAAGAAATAGTAGCCTTATAAATTTATTTAATGCTTCAAAGAAAGTGGAAAGAGGAGTTAAGGTATCACTTTTAACAGTGGTTTTAGGAGTAGCTTCTATAGTATGTCTTGGATATGGATATTATTTAGCTGCTATAAAGATGCCTAATGATTTTTTTAAAGTACCAATTGTAATAGCCCTTGTTGTAATAGGAATTGTGCTATTTTTCACATCTACAACTTCCTTTGTAATTCACATTAATAAGAAAAATGAGAAAAAGCTATATAAAGGTACCAGATTAATTTCAGTATCTCAGTTATATTACAGATACAGAGGTAATATAGGGGCATTAAGCATTATAGCAATTACTACAACCGTAGCTTTATGTGCATTAATTACATGTATTGGAAGTTACTCTAGATGCGAAAAAAATTCAAGATATATGAGACCTTTTTCTGTAGAATATTTTAACACAAAAGCAGCAGATAAAACTTTTGAAGATATATTAAAAAAACATAGCAAAACAGAGATTAAAAGTAAGGATGAAATTAAGATACTAAATCTTACAGGAGTTGAACCTAATTTAAAGCAAGATGGGAAATTTTATGTAATAAATGAAAGTGCATTTAATGCTATAAATGCTCACCAAAATAATGAAAGAAGAGCTAAACTTAATTCTTCTCAGGATTGTTATTTTGTTGAAGTTCAAAATTTTGTATCTGGGGCAAAAGTTATAAATAAAGAGATAAAGATAAAATTAAAAGGCAAAGAATATAACATGAAAATTACAGGCTCTGATTTTAAACCTTTTATAGCTCTTGATCATTTTGATGAAACGGTAGTTGTAAAAGATAGTGTATTTAATGAATTAATAAAAAATTCATCTAAAGGCAGTGTTATTAATATAAAAGCATGTGTTATTAAAGATGATTTATCTTCAAAAGATTTTTCCTACGATTTAATTAATAAGATGCCTAAAGACAGTAGAGTTGTTACATTTTATGACCACTATGCTGATGGATTAAAACTTTTGGGGATGATGGCCTTTATAGGACTTTTCATTGGGGCTTTATTTATTATGGCAACGGGAAGTATAATTTACTTCAAATTGAATATGGAAGCTAGAGAAGATAAAAGTAAATATAAAACCTTAATGAAAATAGGTGTAAGCAAAAAAGAAATAAAGAAATCTGTTTCAAAAGAACTTATGATACTATTTGGAGAACCTCTTTTAATTGCCGTTATTAGTGCATGTCCGGCGGCTTATGCCCTTGGTAAAATGCTTTTATTAGATGTTATGAAAAGCTATGTTTATATAGTTATTGTTTATACTGTAATTTATTTATTATATTATTTTGTAACTTTGAATTCCTATATAAAAACTATAGAAGAGTAA
- a CDS encoding NisI/SpaI family lantibiotic immunity lipoprotein — protein sequence MKKIVIFVINIILISLFINFAGCSKTKQLIESASKNIKEEKTLPKYTLNEENFKEISFGGKTYSITDKSFALKDLDKPIGKVSQSFTIDENNKKLTKEELMKIYAIPSKNLEKDRINLNFGWIYSVKNLDSNNVIAVVVNQNLRRAEIIK from the coding sequence ATGAAGAAAATTGTTATTTTTGTAATTAATATAATTTTAATTTCTCTATTTATTAATTTTGCCGGGTGTTCTAAAACAAAACAGTTAATAGAAAGTGCTAGTAAAAACATAAAAGAAGAAAAAACTCTTCCAAAATACACTTTAAATGAGGAAAATTTTAAAGAAATATCTTTTGGAGGAAAGACTTATTCTATAACAGATAAATCCTTTGCTCTTAAAGATTTAGATAAGCCTATTGGAAAAGTATCTCAAAGCTTTACTATTGATGAAAATAATAAAAAGCTTACTAAAGAGGAACTAATGAAGATTTATGCTATTCCTTCAAAGAACTTAGAAAAAGATAGAATTAATTTGAATTTTGGGTGGATATACAGTGTAAAAAATCTGGATTCTAATAATGTTATAGCTGTAGTTGTAAATCAAAATTTAAGACGAGCTGAGATAATAAAATAA
- the sstT gene encoding serine/threonine transporter SstT — protein MRNFIKKWNDLSLVKRIFVGLVIGIILAITIPNEAKPIVILGSLFVGALKAIAPVLVLFLVTSAISQHKKGQETNMKSIVILYLLGTFIAGFVAVVASFIFPVTIELAGANNSLTPPGGVVEVLKALLLNIVDNPVKAVYNANYIGILAWAVLLGLALKNAAESTKTMINNFSDALSKMVKWIINLAPLGIMGLVFDAITTSGIKALLGYGRLLMLLIGCMLFVALVANPIIVYLNIRKNPFPLVFKCIKESGITAFFTRSSAANIPVNMSLCEKLGLDTDTYSVSIPLGATVNMGGAAITISILTLAAVNTLGIKVDLATAVILSVLSAVSACGASGVAGGSLLLIPLACSLFGIPNDIAIKVVGVGFIVGVLQDSFETALNSSTDVLFTATAEFAKWRKQGKDIVIK, from the coding sequence ATGAGGAATTTTATTAAAAAATGGAATGATTTAAGTTTAGTAAAAAGAATTTTTGTAGGACTTGTTATTGGAATTATATTAGCTATTACCATTCCTAATGAAGCAAAACCAATTGTGATTTTAGGTTCTTTATTTGTAGGGGCATTAAAGGCTATTGCTCCAGTACTTGTATTATTTTTAGTTACATCTGCTATATCACAGCATAAAAAAGGACAAGAGACTAATATGAAATCAATTGTTATTTTATATCTTTTAGGCACATTTATAGCAGGATTTGTTGCAGTTGTTGCAAGTTTTATTTTCCCTGTAACTATTGAACTTGCTGGTGCTAATAATAGTTTAACGCCTCCTGGTGGAGTAGTTGAGGTATTAAAGGCTCTTTTATTAAATATAGTAGATAACCCTGTTAAGGCAGTTTATAATGCAAATTACATTGGTATTTTAGCATGGGCAGTGCTTTTAGGACTTGCATTAAAAAATGCTGCAGAATCTACAAAAACTATGATTAATAATTTTTCAGATGCCTTATCAAAAATGGTAAAATGGATTATTAATTTAGCTCCCCTTGGAATTATGGGTTTAGTTTTTGATGCCATAACTACAAGCGGTATAAAAGCATTACTTGGTTATGGAAGGCTTCTTATGCTTTTAATTGGATGTATGTTATTTGTTGCTCTTGTAGCAAATCCAATAATCGTATATTTGAATATAAGAAAAAATCCTTTTCCTCTTGTTTTTAAATGCATAAAAGAAAGTGGAATAACTGCATTTTTTACAAGAAGCTCTGCAGCTAATATTCCTGTAAATATGAGTCTTTGTGAAAAACTTGGGCTAGATACAGATACTTACTCAGTATCAATTCCCTTAGGAGCCACTGTTAATATGGGCGGAGCAGCTATTACAATTTCAATTTTAACTCTTGCAGCTGTAAATACCCTTGGAATTAAAGTGGATTTAGCTACAGCTGTAATTTTAAGCGTATTATCGGCGGTATCTGCCTGTGGTGCTTCAGGAGTTGCAGGTGGGTCACTTCTTCTAATACCACTTGCTTGTAGTTTGTTTGGAATTCCTAATGATATTGCAATTAAAGTTGTAGGAGTAGGATTTATTGTAGGGGTGTTACAAGATTCTTTTGAAACTGCACTTAACTCTTCTACAGATGTACTTTTTACTGCCACTGCTGAATTTGCAAAATGGCGCAAACAAGGGAAGGATATAGTTATTAAATAA
- a CDS encoding hemolysin III family protein, which translates to MVNKYYTKGEEIANAIIHGVGALGAIAALVILIVYSCIYGNAWHIVSFTIFGSNLILLYIFSTLYHSIQAKKAKKVMRVFDHSSIFLLIAGTYTPFTLTVLRGPLGWTIFGIEWGLAILGIVFKAIVLSKHEELEDGKLGKISTLIYIIMGWFIVISLKKLYVSISTISLVMLVAGGVTYTLGSYFYSKKNMPYAHSIWHVFVLTASVFHFFAVLFLLPIK; encoded by the coding sequence ATGGTTAATAAGTATTATACTAAAGGTGAAGAAATTGCAAATGCAATAATTCATGGAGTTGGAGCTCTAGGGGCAATAGCTGCACTTGTAATTTTGATTGTATATTCCTGTATTTATGGGAACGCTTGGCATATTGTTTCATTTACAATATTTGGTTCAAACCTCATATTACTATATATTTTTTCTACGTTATATCATAGTATACAAGCAAAAAAAGCAAAAAAGGTAATGAGGGTTTTTGATCATTCGTCTATATTTTTATTAATAGCAGGAACTTATACACCTTTTACTTTAACAGTGCTAAGAGGACCTTTAGGATGGACAATATTTGGAATTGAATGGGGACTTGCAATTTTGGGCATAGTTTTTAAAGCCATAGTATTAAGTAAACATGAAGAGCTTGAGGATGGTAAGTTAGGAAAAATATCTACACTTATTTATATAATTATGGGATGGTTCATAGTTATTTCTCTTAAAAAACTGTATGTTTCAATATCAACTATTAGTTTAGTAATGTTAGTGGCAGGTGGAGTTACTTATACCCTAGGGTCCTATTTTTATTCTAAGAAAAATATGCCATATGCTCATTCTATTTGGCATGTTTTTGTGCTAACAGCAAGCGTATTTCATTTTTTTGCGGTATTATTCTTGTTACCAATTAAGTAG
- the ispG gene encoding flavodoxin-dependent (E)-4-hydroxy-3-methylbut-2-enyl-diphosphate synthase, whose translation MDRKVTRKIKLGNIYIGGDSKITVQSMTNTDTRDVEATVSQILELEKEGCDIIRCAVPDMDAAKAIKEIKERIHIPLVADIHFDYKLALKSIENGVDALRINPGNIGSVDRIKSVVDAAKKAGIPIRIGVNSGSLEKEVLEKYKRVCPEALVESALKHVKILEDLDFYDICISIKSSDVMQMIESYRLICEKVNYPLHLGVTEAGTLWRGTIKSSLGLGALLSEGIGDTIRVSLTGDVLDEVKVGREILKSLGYLEDGVRFVSCPTCGRTQIDLINIAKEVENRLKDCKKNIKVAVMGCIVNGPGEAREADIGIAGGKGEGLIFKKGEILRKVKEEDLVEELLKEVEKL comes from the coding sequence ATGGATAGAAAAGTAACAAGGAAAATAAAGTTAGGTAATATATATATAGGTGGAGATTCAAAAATAACTGTGCAATCTATGACAAACACTGATACAAGAGATGTTGAGGCTACAGTTTCTCAAATACTTGAATTAGAGAAAGAGGGCTGCGATATTATAAGATGTGCAGTTCCCGATATGGATGCTGCAAAGGCAATAAAAGAAATAAAAGAAAGAATTCATATTCCATTAGTTGCAGATATACATTTTGATTATAAGCTGGCCCTTAAGTCTATAGAAAATGGTGTTGATGCTTTGAGAATCAATCCAGGAAATATAGGAAGTGTAGACAGAATAAAATCTGTAGTAGATGCTGCAAAAAAAGCAGGGATTCCTATTAGAATTGGGGTTAATTCTGGATCTTTGGAAAAAGAAGTTTTAGAAAAATATAAAAGAGTTTGTCCTGAGGCTTTAGTTGAAAGTGCATTAAAGCATGTAAAAATATTAGAAGATTTGGATTTTTACGATATATGCATTTCAATAAAATCCTCTGATGTAATGCAAATGATAGAGAGCTACAGGTTGATTTGTGAAAAAGTAAATTATCCACTTCATTTGGGAGTTACAGAAGCTGGAACTTTATGGAGAGGAACTATAAAATCAAGTTTAGGGCTAGGTGCCCTTTTATCAGAAGGTATAGGGGATACTATAAGAGTTTCTTTAACTGGAGATGTACTTGATGAAGTTAAAGTTGGCCGTGAAATTTTAAAATCCTTAGGGTATTTAGAAGATGGAGTTAGATTTGTGTCTTGTCCTACTTGTGGTAGAACTCAAATAGATCTTATAAATATAGCTAAGGAAGTAGAGAATAGATTAAAGGATTGTAAAAAGAATATTAAGGTAGCTGTAATGGGGTGTATAGTAAATGGACCTGGAGAAGCTAGGGAAGCGGATATTGGCATAGCAGGTGGAAAAGGTGAGGGACTAATATTTAAAAAGGGAGAGATTTTAAGAAAAGTTAAGGAAGAAGATTTGGTGGAGGAACTTTTAAAGGAAGTTGAAAAACTATAA